CAATACATGGAGCCTTTTTAATGTATGAAATGCTTACTTAGAGACAATGCATTGACATATTGGTTAGAATGATTCATCAGTGTAtgttattctatatatttttgtatgtacTATAAAGTTAGTTTCCAGAAAATACTtttcaagctgctctttttttttttcataaaggaaGACACTTTTACCCATCTTGTCTTGCATTCCCTGCCACTGATTTTCTTGCTTCTTTCAGAAAAGGGAGTTTCAAGTTGATCTTAATTGTTTTAAGCTCAAACCGGCCATATTTATTATGACATTCCAGACAATTACTCCCAAAGAAATCAAGTTACCTGGACGGCAAAATCCATCATGATTGAAAACTCCAAGTCTTGCTTCTCTTTGTGGCCTGAAGGAACATATAAACATAAGTCTTAAAAAGCATCTAATGCGTCAGTTAACATCAAAATGAAGGTAGTGGTATCCATAATGTTTTTAGTTGCAGACAAGTTAATGTTACTTCACTTACTGATGAGAAATTTCTTTAAACTGCCGTTTTTCATGAGCTCTGTGACTAAACACATGGGTTCACTGTTAGTACACACAGCGTAGAGCTTCAGCAGACGCTCGTGATGCAGATCTTTCATGATATTAATCTCTGTTTTGATATTCGAATAGTTGACATCTGCAAGTAAAGTGGAACAGATAATATCAATTGACTGTAATTTTAAAAGTTAATAACAGGTTCGTTTTGGTTCATGATTAGCAGGTGAAAAGGATActtaatgcaaataataaaatacagtaaaatatttactACAGCAAAATATGTTTATGGcaatgtctctttttttttattttttagggcattttttttttgcatttaagcaGTCATAAAGTAAACCAACAGAGCACCATAGATTTAACCTGATTTACCTTTGAACTCTTTGATGGCCACCTCTGTGGTGTTGTTCCAGAGCCCCTGCCAAACCTCCGCAAACTCCCCGCTGCCCACCTTCTTTATTTTGGTAAGTGAGCTTCTGTCTACCTCCCATTTGGTTTCGAATGACAGAGTCAGAGGAGCTGGCTGGTCCAGCTGGAAGAGTAATGGACAGATTGGAATTGAGCTGGAAAACTTTCATTAATCTGTAGGTTGTAACTCTTTACTGACCTTCACACAGGGATCATGAAGCTTCGCACAAAGTCCGCTCTCGTATTTAGAGTAAAACTCTATCAGCTTACACAAGGTCTGGAAAATTGTGAGATGAACAAGGAAAAACTGCTTGTCGTTTTCTCCCTGCTTGACCCTGTAATGCCGTGCATGAAGGCCACTCCACACTTTAAAAGAAATCATTTGTAGAAAATGTTATTTAGCTGCTCTCCAAGTATAGATTAGGTTTGGTTTATTGTTACTAGATCTCTTTGTTTTACTGGGTCGAAGTACAGTGCAAAACAATACAGCATAGAGgcttgagatgtgtgtgtgtgtgtgtgtgtgtatgtgtgtgaatcaCACTTGGCATACCTGATAAATAATATAGATTATTCTCATTACACTTCCAGATGAGAAATGCACCCTCTTTGTTTTCTGGTCTCTGCAGACATCTCCTGGCATCTATACGTGTTTTAACACTCTCAAAAAACCATCTGAAAATCAATTGATACTAGTTTTATTAAGTGGATTTTTATTAGAGTACAATACAGTATGTGGTGGTACAACATTGAATCACATATTAAATGGACaataaagtaaacaaatgaaCGAGTGAATCTCCGGGGGAAACTATTCacgtaataataaaattaaaaataataatttaataagaaattatttactatttattttttttttttctttatatccttttatttattaacacatttattatttatttattagcacatttgtgcatatacagtatgtacatcattttaatatgataatTTTATTATAGACAGTAAAGTAACGATTTAGTGGGTTAatctcacagaaaaaaaaatgtttgggtcatatttcaccccaacaaatttaaaacaataaataacacattaatttgcacacacacacacataaatatatatatgtgtatgtatatatagcaAAAATGATGTACTATTTTATGAAACTTTTTGCAcaatactatttatttacactaactttttgttaaaagtgtttgaacttaatatttttttatgaatttaaaatcTTATATTTGTCTCCTGACCGTTTTCACAAGTTTCACACTGTTAAATCTTCCTGTCAATAATGTTCGAAACCCAACTCTATAATCATTTCCAAGAGTCATTTCTTCAGATAAACACAAACTGGGTAGTGACAGCACTGTAGCACCTTCACCAGAAGTTGTGAAACTGGAAACACAGGATGCCAGTTTCATTCAGGGCAGAGATTCAAAACACTATGCGTGAGATTGCCCTATATATTATGCATTCGCACAAgctcaaaatgatcaaaagtaaCTCAAGGACTTACGGCTCGGCCTCTACGCTATCCAGTGGTTTGATGAAGTCTCTAGGCACATATCCTTTTTCCTCCACAAAGTACTTAGATCCGTTAGCCTTAGCTGTGCGTCTCCTCACATACAACCAGTGTTCATTCTCTCCTGTCACCTCCAGAATATCTCCTTTCTTCAGATCTAGATCCCATATTGTGCGTGGGATATAATTGTTAATCGACCTGAAGACTGTTTTGCGGCTGAGAGACTGCTCTTCGTTCTTCGGTGGGCAACACGGACAGCAGCGTTTACAGGTGCACGCAGAATTTCCCATGTTTACTAGTCATGTCAGCCTTGTGCACTCCAGCAGAATGATGGTACAATGGCATGACTAGCGCACTTTACAACCAGCTCACTGCAGCCAGACAGGTTTCTACTAGGTACGGTTATCAAGGAAGTACTTTGCGAAAAAAATGATCAGAATTCCCCTGATGTCATCCAGTTGGGTTTatttcaacaaaaacaaaaggcCACACCATGCGTACAGAGTATAGCAATTTGTAATCACAGATAAGCAGCCAAGAAACACAGCCTTAAAAACATTAGCATAAAAATGCCTTTTCATTGTGAGAATGCATTCTTTTGTTGTTTAGTCCACTGTGCTTTTGGTCTTGGAAGAATTGAAGCAGACACTCACTGCGTCTCGAATCACAGGATGACAATCCAAGTGATGCCGTGCTTCAGCGAGAGTGCAGCCACACTGGATCATCACCAGTGCAGTAGGGACCACCTGCCAGTGCAGAACATATCAGTTATAACAGTTAAACCTGACTTTGAAAATAATGCAATGCTTTTATTAAAGTGTACAAGTAAAGGAAAAGTTAATCCAAAAATaaccccctcaggtcatccaaaatatagctgagtttgtttcttcacagattttgagaaattttgcattgcattaCTTGTTtaccagtgaatgggtgccgtcagaatgagagtccaaacagctgataaaaacatcacaagtaatccccacatctacatcttggatggcctgatgatgattttttttcagaaaatatttattttttggggggataaatattcctttaatattagttaatgcattaactaatgtgttGCCTACTATTTTTTGTTAGtataaatataattgttaaaaTTGTAAGCTTTTGGCAATTTTTAATACTGCCGTCTGCTTAACAGATGGTGAAGATAAATAAGTGAGTTCTTACTCGATCTCGTCTGTTAGCCGCATCGGTGTGTTTCCACACATCTGCTGATGTCATGTCTTCACTCAGGTCATCTGTACTGTAGATGGCTCTCAGTAAAGCTCTTACACACTCGCTTTTGGAGCAGCCTGTGAACCACTGACAGTGATGGTATATAATTAAACACACCATACGGAAACCACACACAGGGGTCATATTACAGTTCCAGCTCAATTAGTTTTCAAAACTGAAAGTTAAATATAGCCAGatataatatttctttaaaattcaAACTATATTTGTATACTTCCTAAAGAAAATACGAGTGGTCTTTGCCCATCCAAAACTCTTGCTATaattctacactcttaaaaatttgCATAATTGGCATCTATGGTCCTGCAATCCACTATCCACTGACGATTTCTGCAGCAGGAGCCCTTATACACAtgaatgcaaatgtttatcaGAACCTCCTTCAGCAACGTGCAGCTCCTTCCCTGCAATCATCTCCCAATCAGCTTGCAATTATCATGCAAGACAATGTCCCTGTCACACTACAAAATGGGCAAACCAGTTCCTTGACCCACAGATAATATTCTTTCAAATTTTGACAGATGAAGATTCATAATATTTCGGAAAATAATCAAGTGTTTAGAAAATGTTCTTTAATTTTGATCTCCACTGTATAGTTTCTACAAGAGATCAAAAACAGGTTGCATTTATGAGTACTAATCTAATTTTGGTTCTAACAGTATGTACGACTTAGAGAATTTGTTACTGATACCTTTAAAATGTTGATGGCTCTGGTGTACAGCTTGCTGTTAGATACTCTGAGGTCTATCATGTAATTCATGTAGACCTTTCCCTTCAGTACATGAGCTCCTGTGCTGATTGCATTAAGACACCATTTAGTTGAAAGCTCCCAGTGCTGtctctattgaaaaaaaaaacaattttattcttTGGAGCATTTACTTTATTATTCTtacagcatgtgtgtgtatatgtatgtgtgtgtgtgtgtgtgtatatatatatatatatatatatagagcttcaagaggtagtcacctgaaatggttttcacgtcacaggtgtgccctgtcaggtttaataagtgtgatttcttgccttataaatggggttgggaccatcagttgtgttgtgcagaagtcaggtggatacacagctgatagtcctactgaatagactgttagaatttgtattatggcaagaaaaaagcagctaagtacaggaaaatgagtggccatcattactttaagaaataaaggtcagtcagtccgaaaaattgagaaaactttgaaagtgtccccaagtgcagtcacaaaaaccatcaagcgctacaaagaaactggctcacatgcggactgCCCAGGAAAgaaagaccaagagtcacctctgctgcagaggataagttcatccgagtcaccagcctcaaaACTCACAGGTTAACAGCCGCTCAGattaggaaaccactgctaaagaaaggtaacaagcagaagagacttgtttgggctaaagaactcaatgaatggacattagaccagtggaaatctgtgctttggtctgatgagtccaaatttgagatatttggttccaaccactgtgtctttgtgcgacgcagaaaaggtgaacggatggactctacatgcctggttcccaccatgaagcatggaggaggaggtgtgatggtgtgggggtgctttgctggtgacactgttgggcatttattcaaaattgaaggcatactgaaccagcatggctaccacagcatcttgcagcggcatgctattccattcggtttgcgtttagttggaccatcatttatttttcaacaggacaatgaccccaaacacgcctccaggctgtgtaagggctatttgaccaagaagaagactgatggggtgctgcgccaggtgacctggcctccacagtcaccggacctgaacccaatcgagatggtttaggggtgagctggaccgcagacagaaggcaaaagggccaacaagtgctaagcatctctcggggaactccttcaagactgttggaagaccatttcaggtgactacctcttgaagctcatcaagagaatgccaagagtgtgcaaagcagtaatcacagcaaaaggtggctactttgaagaacctacaatatgacatattttcagttgtttcacacttttttgttatgtatataattccatatataattccacatgtgttaattcatagttttgatgccttcagtgtgaatctacaattttcatagtcatgaaaattaagaaaactctttgaatgagaagctgtgtccaaacttttggtctgtactgtgtatatatatatatatatatatatagatgttacAGTACAAATGCTTTTTAAGGTAAATTGGTACTTGTGGGAGTTCATGTGACAAATGGCTTACCATTACAACTGAGTTCACCTCCTCTGAAGAAAAAGACCATGTGATGCGCAGAATGGTTCCAAACATGTTGCATACCGTTTCctgaagcaatatatatatattgaatttaaatattatttaaaataatatataagagATTTGCTCTCTTTTAAACCGCAAAGTCCATGCAAGAAATGATCTTATTACATTAGCAGCATTATGTACTTATAAGACGTGCACTGCAAAGGAATTTTATTAAGAAGTGAGAGTTTTTGCTAAAGGCAAAAATCCTGGTTACTAATTTCACTCACAGGAATGGTGAATTTCTCAAGGTCATGAGCAATTGCATGCAAATTAGATGTCCTTCGCCTCACTTGATCAGCCAGTTCTGTCACCTCATGCAGGTCATCTTAGGAGAgacattcaaatatattcaaaatatattcaaggaACTGAACGTACTGTTATAAGCAACTAATTCGTGTTTGCTCACCATTCACTGCAAACAGAAACAGCATCATGTCATTTTGACTCAATCTCGGTAAGATGGTGTCCACAAAATCTTTGTGACCAATTACGAATTCTGGCCCCtagaaatagttttttatttattattataaaaagttaTTAATAAACGTTGCAATATGAAATATCCAGGTAAATATTAAAGGCCTTAGATTATTCCAATTGTTTCTGCATTTGCTACCTTTAAAGGGACAATTTTAGATgcaaaaatatttaatcattagAATAGTATGAGAATGAGATGATAAGATCTTCATTTtcagatgaactatccctttaagttttttaatcaataactTTGAGCTCACCAGACATGATAGATCTCCttctttgtttttcatttctctGAAACCGTTGTTGATAAAACCTCTGATGTCATcaaaatctgataaaataatgataattgaATGGTGATTCTGGGTTTATACATTTCCCATAAGTTTATTCATGCGCTGTGATTTACCTGttaaaaactgtcaaatgaaCACATTTAAAGAACGTATTAAAAGGTGAAATATATTTGGCACTGCATACAGCACCTGCTCCATATGTTGGGATGCATTCGCTGGCATCAGTCAGTCCTATAATGCCCAGAGTTCGCCATCCAATATAGTACACATGTGCTTTCATCCGAAGGCTGTTAATTAAATTATAAGTGTGCCTTTAATTATGACAAAACCGTGACTAcaaagacaatttctgcatttttttttttaccacatgcACCAGAAGTTCAGCCTGTTCTTGTGGGAAAACTGGGGTTTATGTGTTAAGAGACACTAAAGTAGTGAAATGTTGTACCTCTCTCCTGCTTGATGAATAAGTGCTGCAAGCTCATCACTGTGTGAGTAAGTAGTTTCATAAACCATCTCATTCGCTGTGATCCAGGCAGAAATACATCTGAATGACACATTTAATCATAGTAGATTACTCTTAAGAGAACTGTGGAAAATTATTCCATATTTTACACTGCATATCCCACCGGTCCCATCAAGGATTCatgatattttttattcatttttttaataatatatatattattacggttgcactttattttacagtatgagaacttacagtgtatttatctaagaaaggtaactacatggggtagcgTTAGgtttaggttcagggttagtgcctagttattacataattattgtaattactataataagtacatagtatgtacatgatgaacaggactgtaaaataaagtgctaccattattattataactttttttgtgaTCCGAATGATTGATTCTGTGCAGGTAATTTTCATAAATTTGTGGAAAATCAGCTAccagttatttattgttttatcattttttc
The sequence above is drawn from the Carassius carassius chromosome 31, fCarCar2.1, whole genome shotgun sequence genome and encodes:
- the gckr gene encoding glucokinase regulatory protein — protein: MNMDDLKQSCHKLSLPVTEKCNPISRDIDRVNGKQMVQILRRCDAEIFEKRNHDPFHQRLYSSPVIQTMVDVAKRVEMMLRDPEESVIVLSGCGTSGRIAFLLVTSFNEMMKAQKQKQICSYIIAGGDRAMLTSQEAPEDDPALGAHTLEKICAGKKHVLFIGISCGMSAPFVAGQLDFCLQHLDVFTPVLLGFNPVHMARSEPMQGCSFHFKDVAKRMTAEQRHKKAFVLNPVLGAEAISGSSRMKGGSATKIILESILLAGHEAAFRGKRTTPECISAWITANEMVYETTYSHSDELAALIHQAGESLRMKAHVYYIGWRTLGIIGLTDASECIPTYGADFDDIRGFINNGFREMKNKEGDLSCLGPEFVIGHKDFVDTILPRLSQNDMMLFLFAVNDDLHEVTELADQVRRRTSNLHAIAHDLEKFTIPETVCNMFGTILRITWSFSSEEVNSVVMRQHWELSTKWCLNAISTGAHVLKGKVYMNYMIDLRVSNSKLYTRAINILKWFTGCSKSECVRALLRAIYSTDDLSEDMTSADVWKHTDAANRRDRVVPTALVMIQCGCTLAEARHHLDCHPVIRDAVSVCFNSSKTKSTVD
- the LOC132111287 gene encoding tyrosine-protein kinase SRK2-like, yielding MGNSACTCKRCCPCCPPKNEEQSLSRKTVFRSINNYIPRTIWDLDLKKGDILEVTGENEHWLYVRRRTAKANGSKYFVEEKGYVPRDFIKPLDSVEAEPWFFESVKTRIDARRCLQRPENKEGAFLIWKCNENNLYYLSVWSGLHARHYRVKQGENDKQFFLVHLTIFQTLCKLIEFYSKYESGLCAKLHDPCVKLDQPAPLTLSFETKWEVDRSSLTKIKKVGSGEFAEVWQGLWNNTTEVAIKEFKDVNYSNIKTEINIMKDLHHERLLKLYAVCTNSEPMCLVTELMKNGSLKKFLISHKEKQDLEFSIMMDFAVQITEGMIYIENKIVHRDLRAENILLTDMQCCKIADFGLAEINLAGSNRISSDIKVPVKWIAPEIFENKAYTSKSDVWSFGILLTEIVTYGDDPYPGMEKVACVRSIQRGERMERPAGCPEALYDIMLQCWRSNPEERPTFTELQEMLLALIHEPDSELE